The Haloterrigena turkmenica DSM 5511 genome includes the window GCGTGAGCATTCGACCGCCGTTCCGAGAGCGCACCGCGACCAACCAGATCAGCGGCGAGACGACCGACGTGCTGATCATGCCGATGCTCTGTCTCGAGCTCTACGCGGACGACGAACTGGTCGGCGTGTTCCCCCACACCGACGAGAACGCCGACGAGACGTACACGACCGACGAGGCTATCGCCGCGCTCCGAACCGGGGAGCTACCCACGCCGCTCGGCGGCGAGCCAGAAGAAACAACGGAGTCGACGCCCGCGGATGCGGGGGCAGGGGCCGACGACTGTCCGGACTGCGGCGCCGCGCTGGTCGACGGCCAGGGGCTGTTCGCCTGCCCCGAGTGCGGTTGGCTCGGAACCGTCAGCGAGACGGGTCAACTGGTCGCCAAGGAGGAAGCGCCTCGGGTGACCGAACGCGAGACCGCGACTGCCGACTCCCAGTAAGACGTTCGGCTCGGCGGTCCGAGGGATTCGGCGTCCGAATCCTGTTTCTCGAGTCGGGGCGGTCGCCTCGCTGGTCGCGTCCGACGTCAGAGATCGCCGTCGTACTCGGCGTTGATCGACGCCACCGGTCCGTCTCGCACCACATCGACGGTGTCGGCCTCGGTTCCGAGCGACGACTCGAGGCGGTCGACGTCGACGCGATCCTCGGCCGCGTACGTGACGATGGCCCCGGCGCGAGCGCCGTTGTCGTCCGCGAGGGCGAGGTGCTGGTGGGCACCGTTTGCGCCCTCGAACGGGCCGTACTCGGACTCGAGGGTATCGGTTCCGTCGTCCGACTGATCGGTTCCGAGCCACGTCGCGTCGAACTCCTCGGCGTCGGTGTAGATCCCCGTCGTGATGCCGCCGTTGTGACCGGCCCGGAGCAACCACTCGAACTCATCGTCGGTGGCGTGTTTCGGCTCCCGCCGTCCGACCGCGGTCTCGAGCGTTCGTCGAACCGCGGCGGTCGGATCGAACTCCGAACCCCCCGCGTTCGGGTTGGGGAAGGCGAACACCGCGTCCGTGACGCCGACGACCCCGCCGGTCTCCTCGTGAACGTAGATCGTGTAGCCATCGTCGGCCACCTGCGTTGCGTATCCGTCCTCCTCGAGCGTCGCCTCGAGGCCGTCGCGATCGTATTCGCCATCGATCGCGTAGATGCCGTTCGCGTACACGAGCGTACTCTCTCCGGCCGGCGTTTCGTCGTGCGTACTGTACGCGTTCGCTGCGGGCGAGTCCCTGAGCCGCGTCAGACCGTCGAAACACAACAGGGCGATGACGACGGGGTTGACGACGAGCGGATCCGTCGGATTCTCCCCCGATTGGACGTCTTTCTCCTCGAGAAGCGTCACCATCGTCTCGATGTCGATAGCCCCGTAGAAGTATTCGGACCGGCCGAGGTCGGGAAGCAGCGACGCGTACGACGGGAGCGCTCCGGCTTCGATAGTTCCCTCGTACTCAGTGGTCTCGCCGGGATCGGCGGGTTCGTCCGCGCCGTCGTCGGGCGTTTGATTGGTCGGATCGTCTGCAGTACCGTCGGACTCGTCAGACGAGGTCGAGCAGCCGGCCAACGCCGTCATCCCCATTCCCGTGAGATACAGTGTCTGCCGTCGATTGATCTCGGTCATTTACTCGTATTGGCCACTACCCCGATATCACTGTGGTGGCCACGTGACGGCGGAGGAAAACGACTGCAGGGCGATCACGGGTGCTCTCGAAGGCGAGTTGCGTCGCGACGCGTTCCGAATTCGCGGTCGGCTCGAGACCGGTGCTCGCGCTCGGTCAGTTCTCGGCGGGTCGTTCGGTCGCTCGGCGGAGGATGCCGAGCAGCGTGTTCGCCTCGCGTTCGGTCAGATCCGCCCGGCCGAACACGCGCCGGAGCATCCGCATCGTCTTGTCGCGTTTCTCCTCGGGATGGTTGATCTCGGCGAGTAAGTCCGCCCACTGGTCGTAGAGGCGATCGACCGTCGGTTCGGGAGCCCGGACGCGTTCGACGTCCGGCAGTTGAGTCTCGTCGTCGGCGAGGGTCAGCGAGCGCAGTTCGTACAGCGTGATCGTCGCGGCCTGGCCCAGGTTGAGAACGGGGTACTCGTCGCTGGCCGGGATCGAACAGATCTCGTCGATGCGGGCGAGTTCCTCGTTGGTCAGCCCGACGCGTTCGCGCCCGAAGACCAGCGCCGTCGGCGCCTCGACGGTCGGGAGTCGCTCTGCGAGGTCGGCGGGCGTCGAGAACGGGAACCGGACGTGGCTGCGGTCGTCCTCATTGGTGACCGCCGTACAGCCGATGGTGTGGTACTCCGTGACGAGCCGGTCGAACGAGATTTCCGTCGCGTTCGGAAGCACGTCCTCGCGGGCGTGGCCCGCGAACCCGTAGGCCTCGCCGTCGGGATCGAGTTCCGGCGGATCGACCAGCAGGAGGTCCTCGAATCCGAAGTTCTTCATCGCTCGAGCGATGGTACCGACGTTGCCCGGGAACTGGGCGTCGACGACGGCGACCGCTGGCGGGGTCCGATCGGACGGCGGCTCGGTCGCGGACGGCTCGGGAGTCATCGTTCGATGGAGGATATCGACTCGAGGAGCCGTGTATCCGTTTCGGTTCCGTCCGTTCGCAGACGTCGGCATGGAAGTCTATCGCTCGAGGCGACAGACCGAGAGGGCGGCGACTCGAGAGACGTGTCGGTCATACCTCGACTATCTGCTGCGGTGGCAAAAGGGACGCGTTCGGGAGTCTGGGAGTTCCGTTCGGAACGGTGTTAGAACCGACTCGGAAGGAGCACACTGACGGCTACCTTGACCCTATTTTGTCTATCACTCTTTATCGACCTACTTTGTCCACTCTACTTTGTCTACTACTCTACTTTATCTACCCTACTTTAGTTCTAGACTAGCTAGAACTAGATCTAGATGCGGTCGAAGCCGATTCATCGATCTGTTTGATCCGTGTTTCTGGGAGTCAGTTGGTTCTCTGGAGTCGGTTGGATCCCTGTTTCCCGACGTTGTGGTTTCTCTGTGCAGTTCTGGACTGATACGTCCTCGAGCGATCGGGTATCGGCCGAGTTGTTGAGGGGACACACACCCCCATCGCGTTTGTAACGCCGTCTAGGTGTGGGGGTCTCTTCGTGGAACACACCAGTGTCGCGGATGTAAATTTGGGGAATCAGTGGCCCGAATCTCGTCGAAATCCGGAATAATTCTGCATCCCCCTCCCCACCTTCCCCGTTACAAACGCGACGGGGGTGTGTGTCCCCTCCGTGTCAGACGGACGTCTCACATGGGGCAAAATGACCCGCTATCCGGGCTCTCGGACGGGTTCTTCTCACTTCCGTGATGTCTCCGCTCGGTTTTCCCGACTTCGACGGCGAATCGAAGTTCGGCGGCTGACCAATGTCAGCGTTACATCCGCGACGGGGGTGTCGGTGTTTGACACGCTCGAGTCACCGTCGTGGTTAGAAGCGCGAGGCCGCCGTTTCCTGTCAGAACGATCTATGTGGGCACAGACGGCTGCCTTACGGCTGTTCCGCCGCCATTTACATCCGCGAGCGATCTCCATACCTTTATTTCAATCCAGCGGGAAGGCACGGGGTACCGCAATGTCCGCAGACGACGATCGAGACCCGCTCTTTCGGTACGACGATCCGGTCTTCGCCGACGAGCGCCTGCTCGAGATTACGCACCTGCCCGGTCCGGATCGGATCGTCGGGCGCGACGAGCAGATGCAACGGGTTGCGGACGCCCTGAACCCGGCTATTTTCGGGAGCGAACCCAACCACCTGTTCATCTTCGGCAAGACCGGCACCGGCAAATCACTCATTTCCCGTTCGATCACCCAGCGGGTGATTTCCGAAGCACAGCGCGACGACATCACCGTCAAGTACGCCTTCATCGACTGTGGCGAGCAAAACACCGAGGCGTCGATCGTGAAGACGATCGCTCAGATCGTCAACGAGCCCGATCGGAGCGGCATCTCCGTCCCTGATCGCGGCCTCGGCACCGGTGACTACTACAAGCGACTCTGGCAGGCGATCGATCACTGCACCGACGTCACCATCGTCATCCTAGACGAGATCGATATGCTCGAGGACGACGAAGTCCTCCGGAAACTCTCTCGCGCGGGGGAAAACCGGCGGATCTCGGACTCGAGTATCGGTATCATCGGCATCTCCAACAAGATCGACTTTCCCGACCACCTCTCGGAACGCGTCAAATCCAGTCTCTCCCGCGACGAACTCGTCTTCTCGCCGTACGACGCCAACCAGCTGGTCGAAATCTTGGAGAAACGTCGCGACGCCTTCCACGACGGCGTGCTCTCGGACGACGTCATTCCCCTCACGGCGGCGCTGGCGGCCCAGGAACACGGCGACGCACGCAAGGCGATCGACATCCTCCGCAACGCCGGTCGCATCGCGAAGAAACAGAACGCGACGCGGGTCACTGCCGATCACGTCCGCGACGCCAAGGAGAAGACCGAGGCCGATCGCTTCAACGAACTCATCGAGGGCTCGCCCCAGCAGGCCAAGGCGATCCTCTACTCGCTGACGCTGCTGACCGAGAACAGCACGGAAAAGGAGTTCCCGACGAAGATCATCTACAACCAGTACAAGGAGGTCGCGCGGCAACTCGACTTCGACGTGCTCTCCGAGCGGCGCGTCCAGGAGATCCTCCAGGAGCAGAACTTCCTCAACGTCATCCAGTCCGAACGCGAGGGTCGCGGACGCGGCCGCGGCGCCCACGCCAAACACCGACTGCTCGAGAACCCCTCGATCGTCAAGAAGGTACTCCTGCGGGACTCGCGGCTGGCCGTCCTCGAGGACGACGGGGGCGAGGCCACGTAGTCGTCTCGCGGAGAACGCAAAGTCAGATGCGTGGTGAATACCGCAGCCGGATGCTTTGGGATGCCGGAACCGGGGCTCATTTCAGTCTCTGCTTCTCAGGTCGGATATGCACAACGTCGACGCTGCGGGGCTGGGGATCGGTGACGACTACCCGCCCCGCATTATGGGCGTGTTGAACGTCAGCGAGGAGTCCCCCTACGACCCGAGCGTCTATGACGACCCCGGCGAGGCGGCCCGATACGTCGACGAGGAACTCATCGGTGACGGCGCCGACATCGTCGATATCGGCCTCGAGTCGGCGAACAAACGGTTCGACGTGCTCTCCGCCGACGAGGAACTCGAGCGCCTCCATATCGCTCTGGAGACGATCGAGAGCGTCTCCGGGGACGCCGTCTTCTCGATCGAGACCCGCTACGCCGAGGTGGCCGACGCGGCCCTCTCGAAGGGGTTCGACATGGTCAACGACATCGCCGGCTTCGCGGACCCGGAGATGCCGGTCGTCTGCGAGGAGTACGACGCCGCCGTCGCGAAGATGGCCAGTCCGCCGAACCTCGAGCGGCCGGGGGCCGTAGAGGAAACCGACTGGGCCGCGCGCAAGTCGGTGGACTGGGCCGAGCGGGCCGACTACGTCGATCAGGTCTACGAGGCCCTCAAGCAGAACGGCCTGACCGACAAGACGATCGTCGACCCCGCCTTCGGCGGCTGGAGCGAGGCCCAGACCCTCGAGAACGACCGCGAGACCTTCCGTCGACTGCGCGAGTTCCGC containing:
- a CDS encoding HTH domain-containing protein; translated protein: MTPDTQPTEITAVCHVRAPLLLEPVDRQVETLRACESEGAVDDLLLRSWPKEVTLTDETPYQEALESVERFEGWADRRGVSIRPPFRERTATNQISGETTDVLIMPMLCLELYADDELVGVFPHTDENADETYTTDEAIAALRTGELPTPLGGEPEETTESTPADAGAGADDCPDCGAALVDGQGLFACPECGWLGTVSETGQLVAKEEAPRVTERETATADSQ
- a CDS encoding RNA methyltransferase is translated as MTPEPSATEPPSDRTPPAVAVVDAQFPGNVGTIARAMKNFGFEDLLLVDPPELDPDGEAYGFAGHAREDVLPNATEISFDRLVTEYHTIGCTAVTNEDDRSHVRFPFSTPADLAERLPTVEAPTALVFGRERVGLTNEELARIDEICSIPASDEYPVLNLGQAATITLYELRSLTLADDETQLPDVERVRAPEPTVDRLYDQWADLLAEINHPEEKRDKTMRMLRRVFGRADLTEREANTLLGILRRATERPAEN
- a CDS encoding Cdc6/Cdc18 family protein, with translation MSADDDRDPLFRYDDPVFADERLLEITHLPGPDRIVGRDEQMQRVADALNPAIFGSEPNHLFIFGKTGTGKSLISRSITQRVISEAQRDDITVKYAFIDCGEQNTEASIVKTIAQIVNEPDRSGISVPDRGLGTGDYYKRLWQAIDHCTDVTIVILDEIDMLEDDEVLRKLSRAGENRRISDSSIGIIGISNKIDFPDHLSERVKSSLSRDELVFSPYDANQLVEILEKRRDAFHDGVLSDDVIPLTAALAAQEHGDARKAIDILRNAGRIAKKQNATRVTADHVRDAKEKTEADRFNELIEGSPQQAKAILYSLTLLTENSTEKEFPTKIIYNQYKEVARQLDFDVLSERRVQEILQEQNFLNVIQSEREGRGRGRGAHAKHRLLENPSIVKKVLLRDSRLAVLEDDGGEAT
- the folP gene encoding dihydropteroate synthase, with protein sequence MHNVDAAGLGIGDDYPPRIMGVLNVSEESPYDPSVYDDPGEAARYVDEELIGDGADIVDIGLESANKRFDVLSADEELERLHIALETIESVSGDAVFSIETRYAEVADAALSKGFDMVNDIAGFADPEMPVVCEEYDAAVAKMASPPNLERPGAVEETDWAARKSVDWAERADYVDQVYEALKQNGLTDKTIVDPAFGGWSEAQTLENDRETFRRLREFRALDRPMLVSINRKNFLGEVAGRETDERLPVSLAATSMAVERGAHVIRTHDVAETRDAALIGDAFTERSRTVDDDLSVTRLDVHSSRELRTYLDERGVDPTVADDWYALAIEVEGLRSEDRDRIRSIVDDADASVYRGTNNQILIVGSVTGISAVKTRLRDERGDLSSVGESLAQMLE